Below is a window of Syntrophomonas wolfei subsp. wolfei str. Goettingen G311 DNA.
CCCAATCATCACCAAGCTTCTTTAGAAGTAGTATTTCCACCCTGGCCCCGCTTTCTTTATAAGCAAAAAAACGCGCCGGTATAACCCGGGTTTCATTCAATACCAGAGCATCTCCCTTTTTCAAGTACAGGCTTATATCCTTAAAGGCCCGGTCATTCAAATCTCCGCTCTTTCGGTCCAGAACCAGCAAGCGGGAACTATCCCGGTATTCCGCTGGATACTGGGCAATAAGCTCCGGGGGTAAATCATAGTAATAGGTGGATAGCCGGTAAATATCTTCATTTTTGTCATGTTGCATTTATCTGCGACTCCAAAGATTAATTATCAAGGTCAATACCAGGCTGATTACCAGGCATGTAACGCTCCATCTCACTGTACAGGCAACCGCAATATTGCTGGCGGTACAATCCCATTTCCCGCGCTATAATCCCCGTCTGCCGGAAACCCTCTCTAAAATCCCGGTACAAGAAGGGTAGCTCATATTTCTCCCCAATAGCTTCCCCTATTTCCCGGATTAATTTATGTTTCTGGTACTTGCTCACCAACAAAGTAGTGGTGAAGTAATCGAATTTCCCTTTGCGGGCAATTTGGGCTGCCTGTTCCAATCTCATTTGATAACAC
It encodes the following:
- a CDS encoding epoxyqueuosine reductase QueH: MSKVLLHICCGPCASYPVPCLREEGFELMGYFYNPNIHPFTEYQKRKEALEDYARQVELKVVFEPDYKPVDYFQNITYRESRRCLLCYQMRLEQAAQIARKGKFDYFTTTLLVSKYQKHKLIREIGEAIGEKYELPFLYRDFREGFRQTGIIAREMGLYRQQYCGCLYSEMERYMPGNQPGIDLDN